CGAGGTGTTTTCGGATGAATCGCCGTGATTTTGCTGTGCGTGGACTCGTGTCCATGATGGGTTTGAAGCTGGGTCTGTCGCCTCTGCGCGCGATGGGCGAGGTTCGCGCACTTGGGACGGGCGTGCCTGGCGGGGATGCCGGACAAGAGTCCGGGAAGAATCGCCTGATCGTGATGACCGATATCGGAGCGGACCCGGATGACACTGAGAGCACCTGCCGGTTGACGCTTTACTCGAATGAGATCGAGATTGAGGGGCTGATTGCGACGACTTCCGTGTGGAGGCCGGCGCCGGAGCCGGACCTGATTCTAGAGGTGCTGGAAGCGTACAGTAAGGTGCATGCCAATCTGCTGCTGCATGATCCGGGTTATCCCTCAGCCGAGCGGTTGCGGTCGATGGTCAAGCGTGGGCTGGCGAAGTATGGCATGAAGGGCGTTGGCGAGGGCATGGACTCGGAAGGCTCGGAGTGGATTATCCGGAGCCTGGAGCGAGAGGATGCGCGGCCGCTTTGGGTGACTGCATGGGGCGGCACGAACACGCTGGCCCAGGCGCTTTACCGTCTGAGGAAGACGAAATCGGCCAGCGAGTTTCAGCGCCTTATCAGCAAATTGCGCGTCTATGCGATCTCGGATCAGGATGACAGCGGACCCTGGATTCGCAAGAGCTTTCCTGAGTTGTTTTACATTGTCAGTCCGGGGGGCGATTACAGTACCGCGACATGGCAGGGCATCAATCGATTTGTGCCGGGAATCGACAATACCTCCATTAGCAATGCATGGCTGGCCAAGAATATTCAGCAGGGTCATGGGCCGCTGGGGGCGGCTTATCCGGATGTGGCGTATGGCATGGAGGGAGATACTCCTTCGTGGCTGGGGCTGATTCCGAACGGGCTGAATGATATGGAGCATCCTGACTGGGGCGGCTGGGGCGGGCGCTATGAGCTCTATCAGCCCGTGGTTCCGATTACGAATCCCAAGACCTTTCTGGGGGGAGTTCCTATTCCGCAGGAGACGCGTCCGATCTGGACGAATGCGGAGGATCGTTATACGCCGGCGGTTCATGGCGAATATGGCCGGGCCATCGAGCCGGGGAAGGCCACCTTCAGCGGCAATCAGGTTACGGTATGGCGATGGAGAGACGATTTCCAGAATGATTTTGCGGCCCGCATGGACTGGACCACGAAGAGCTACCGGGAGGCCAATCATCCGCCGGTGGTCATTCGGCAGCAGCCTTCGGTGATCCATGTACGCTCGGGCAGCCAGTTCAGCCTGGGAGTAGAGGCGACCGACCCGGATGGAGACAGCCTGACCTACTACTGGTTTCCCTATCCCGAGGCCGGTTCCTACCGCGGTGAGGTGGAGTTCAGCGCTCCTGATACGAGCAGCATTTTTGCCACGGCTCCGAAGGTGGAAAAACCGGAGACGCTGCATTTTATTATCAGGGTCACGGACAAGGGCACGCCGCCACTGTCGCGGTATCAGAGATTCATTGTCGCGGTTGCGCCTTGATGAGCGCAGAGTGATTTGTCAGGCGCCTGCAGCCGCAATGGCCTGCGCGTTGGCGGACAATGTAGCGGCGTCGAGGGGCGGAATGGCTCCGCGCTGGGAGGCGACCCATGCGCCCCAGCGGTTGCCGGCTTCGTTGAGGATGGGCAGGGGCGCTCCGTCGAGGTAGTAGTGGACAAGGGCGGCGGTGAAGGCGTCGCCTGCTCCCACGGTGTCGATGGCGCGGCTGTGCAGGCCCGGATGATGGTGCTGATCGCTGTGGGTGACCAGCAGGCTGCCTGCGCTGCCGAGCGTGATGCAGACCAGTTGCAGAGCCGGGAATGCGTCGAGCAGGTAATGCGCGGCGTGCTGGAGCGGCAGGCTGGCGAAGCGAGCGGGCGCCTGGAGCAGGGCGAGAAGCTGCGGAGCTTCCTTGTGATTCATTTTGAGCAACGTGGTGTGGGCGAGCGAGTCGCGCAGCATGGGTGCGTCAAAAAAGGGCGGCCGCAGGTTGACGTCAAAGACGCGGAGGCACTCCGGCTGTGTGGCGGTCAGAAACTGCTGGATGGTTTTGCGTGAGTGCGGATTGCGCTGGGCCAGGGTCCCGAAGCAGACGGCATGCGCCGCGCCGGCCAGCGAGCGCCAGGAGGGGCTGAAGTCGAGGAAGTCCCAGGCGGCGGGCTGGGGGATCTCATAGCTGGGATTGGCTGAGTTGAGAGCCTGGCCGTGCGCGTGGCGTTTATAAATGACGCGGGCGAGGCCGGTGGGGTGCTCGGTGTCTGTTTGCAAAAAGTTGAGATCGAGCGGCAGGCAGGCCAGCTCGTCGTGAGCATCCTTGCCCGCGTCATCGACGCCGAGGCGGCTGGCGAGGATGCCGTGGTCGCCGAGGCGCGCGGCCATGACGGCAAAGTTGGCGGGCGCTCCGCCGAGCTGGCGGCCTTCGGGGTGGCAGTCCCAGAGGATTTCGCCGAGGCCGATGACGCGCTTCTGCTCGTAGAGCAGCGAGGAGGGTTCGGATTGG
The DNA window shown above is from Acidobacterium capsulatum ATCC 51196 and carries:
- a CDS encoding DUF1593 domain-containing protein, translating into MNRRDFAVRGLVSMMGLKLGLSPLRAMGEVRALGTGVPGGDAGQESGKNRLIVMTDIGADPDDTESTCRLTLYSNEIEIEGLIATTSVWRPAPEPDLILEVLEAYSKVHANLLLHDPGYPSAERLRSMVKRGLAKYGMKGVGEGMDSEGSEWIIRSLEREDARPLWVTAWGGTNTLAQALYRLRKTKSASEFQRLISKLRVYAISDQDDSGPWIRKSFPELFYIVSPGGDYSTATWQGINRFVPGIDNTSISNAWLAKNIQQGHGPLGAAYPDVAYGMEGDTPSWLGLIPNGLNDMEHPDWGGWGGRYELYQPVVPITNPKTFLGGVPIPQETRPIWTNAEDRYTPAVHGEYGRAIEPGKATFSGNQVTVWRWRDDFQNDFAARMDWTTKSYREANHPPVVIRQQPSVIHVRSGSQFSLGVEATDPDGDSLTYYWFPYPEAGSYRGEVEFSAPDTSSIFATAPKVEKPETLHFIIRVTDKGTPPLSRYQRFIVAVAP
- a CDS encoding PfkB family carbohydrate kinase, with translation MPQRAPQSEPSSLLYEQKRVIGLGEILWDCHPEGRQLGGAPANFAVMAARLGDHGILASRLGVDDAGKDAHDELACLPLDLNFLQTDTEHPTGLARVIYKRHAHGQALNSANPSYEIPQPAAWDFLDFSPSWRSLAGAAHAVCFGTLAQRNPHSRKTIQQFLTATQPECLRVFDVNLRPPFFDAPMLRDSLAHTTLLKMNHKEAPQLLALLQAPARFASLPLQHAAHYLLDAFPALQLVCITLGSAGSLLVTHSDQHHHPGLHSRAIDTVGAGDAFTAALVHYYLDGAPLPILNEAGNRWGAWVASQRGAIPPLDAATLSANAQAIAAAGA